From Zalophus californianus isolate mZalCal1 chromosome 16, mZalCal1.pri.v2, whole genome shotgun sequence, one genomic window encodes:
- the LOC113907850 gene encoding uncharacterized protein LOC113907850 isoform X3 — MEKQEAPGVAGGLSGESPGGATKGVPGGIGGVEADAGPPSGVVLFHGSGTSLHSGGAVTCCPGSSRPSGGAAVLGSGPNQHPGRVADRSAGSRTYPDGLNASFPGTSVCGTCRSRSGCSGVFNSERSPPRSGSTLLHSHKPCEDRPRSILKTSTSIFMQKSPSAEKKKSQRWDEMNILATYHPAGKDYGSMKVDEPSTPYHRRQDSDEDLLGASSGWTTPQALAERFATMDNFYPKVLQYSDNRSSGSSASFSKTHSSDFDKHRKSHYDEGKFLKAQRNLPFSNNKHSNEASASMGGGSRGVMLDPEPRPVEKGWTGGLARGVKDEIGLVTRNHIPKIKDSPTFRNRSPPSATIVSDQEIDLQRKEYYSKGRYLRCSPHPELEEDTEDEPEQQDN; from the exons ATGGAAAAGCAGGAGGCTCCGGGGGTTGCTGGCGGCCTCAGTGGCGAATCCCCGGGAGGGGCAACCAAGGGTGTGCCAGGAGGAATCGGAGGAGTCGAGGCAGACGCCGGGCCGCCCTCCGGTGTTGTCCTGTTTCACGGTTCTGGGACCTCCCTGCACTCCGGGGGAGCCGTAACTTGCTGTCCTGGTTCGAGCCGGCCCTCCGGGGGGGCAGCAGTCCTCGGTTCCGGGCCCAACCAGCACCCTGGGAGGGTTGCGGACCGCAGCGCTGGGTCCCGCACATACCCTGACGGATTAAATGCCTCCTTCCCTGGAACCAGTGTATGCGGGACCTGCCGGTCCCGGTCCGGGTGTTCTGGGGTGTTCAACTCGGAACGCAGTCCACCGCGCTCCGGGTCAACTCTCTTGCACTCCCACAAACCTTGTGAGGACCGGCCCCGCAGCATCCTAAAAACCAGCACCTCCATCTTTATGCAGAAATCCCCCAGTGCGGAGAA GAAGAAGTCCCAGCGGTGGGATGAAATGAACATCCTGGCTACCTACCACCCCGCTGGCAAGGATTATGGATCTATGAAGGTGGATGAGCCCAGCACTCCCTACCACAG GCGGCAGGACAGTGATGAGGACCTGCTTGGGGCATCCTCTGGCTGGACAACTCCCCAGGCACTGGCGGAAAG GTTTGCAACAATGGACAATTTCTACCCCAAGGTCCTGCAGTACAGTGATAACAGAAGCTCAGGGTCTTCAGCCAGCTTTTCCAAGACAC ACTCCAGTGATTTTGACAAGCACCGAAAGTCACACTATGATGAAGGCAAGTTCCTCAAGGCTCAGAGAAATCTTCCCTTCAGTAATAACAAGCACAGCAACGAGGCCAGTGCCAGTATGGGCGGTGGCAGTCGGGGCGTGATGCTggacccagagcccaggcctgtGGAGAAAGGCTGGACGGGAGGACTGGCCAGAGGAGTCAAAGATGAGATTGGCCTGGTGACCAGGAACCACATCCCAAAAATCAAGG ATTCCCCTACCTTCAGAAATCGGTCCCCACCTTCAGCCACCATTGTGTCGGACCAGGAGATTGATCTGCAACGCAAGGAGTATTATAGCAAAGGGAGGTACCTCAGGTGCTCTCCCCACCCAGAGCTTGAGGAGGACACAGAAGATGAGCCTGAGCAGCAGGACA ACTGA
- the LOC113907850 gene encoding uncharacterized protein LOC113907850 isoform X1: protein MEKQEAPGVAGGLSGESPGGATKGVPGGIGGVEADAGPPSGVVLFHGSGTSLHSGGAVTCCPGSSRPSGGAAVLGSGPNQHPGRVADRSAGSRTYPDGLNASFPGTSVCGTCRSRSGCSGVFNSERSPPRSGSTLLHSHKPCEDRPRSILKTSTSIFMQKSPSAEKKKSQRWDEMNILATYHPAGKDYGSMKVDEPSTPYHRRQDSDEDLLGASSGWTTPQALAERFATMDNFYPKVLQYSDNRSSGSSASFSKTHSSDFDKHRKSHYDEGKFLKAQRNLPFSNNKHSNEASASMGGGSRGVMLDPEPRPVEKGWTGGLARGVKDEIGLVTRNHIPKIKDSPTFRNRSPPSATIVSDQEIDLQRKEYYSKGRYLRCSPHPELEEDTEDEPEQQDTSANFNWVIENPISTEVRLLDHTGSPVQDPRTPEESLAGTTSQPGAALFSKDRAQSGWCQWLVSKGLNWRSPESSEKKPGSSPHSPHQNQCRREPRQGRVASCAGQGGRGPEWTKPCGFDGHKRREADNGKCSQPGMGWGPASPSPHHPRGGQ, encoded by the exons ATGGAAAAGCAGGAGGCTCCGGGGGTTGCTGGCGGCCTCAGTGGCGAATCCCCGGGAGGGGCAACCAAGGGTGTGCCAGGAGGAATCGGAGGAGTCGAGGCAGACGCCGGGCCGCCCTCCGGTGTTGTCCTGTTTCACGGTTCTGGGACCTCCCTGCACTCCGGGGGAGCCGTAACTTGCTGTCCTGGTTCGAGCCGGCCCTCCGGGGGGGCAGCAGTCCTCGGTTCCGGGCCCAACCAGCACCCTGGGAGGGTTGCGGACCGCAGCGCTGGGTCCCGCACATACCCTGACGGATTAAATGCCTCCTTCCCTGGAACCAGTGTATGCGGGACCTGCCGGTCCCGGTCCGGGTGTTCTGGGGTGTTCAACTCGGAACGCAGTCCACCGCGCTCCGGGTCAACTCTCTTGCACTCCCACAAACCTTGTGAGGACCGGCCCCGCAGCATCCTAAAAACCAGCACCTCCATCTTTATGCAGAAATCCCCCAGTGCGGAGAA GAAGAAGTCCCAGCGGTGGGATGAAATGAACATCCTGGCTACCTACCACCCCGCTGGCAAGGATTATGGATCTATGAAGGTGGATGAGCCCAGCACTCCCTACCACAG GCGGCAGGACAGTGATGAGGACCTGCTTGGGGCATCCTCTGGCTGGACAACTCCCCAGGCACTGGCGGAAAG GTTTGCAACAATGGACAATTTCTACCCCAAGGTCCTGCAGTACAGTGATAACAGAAGCTCAGGGTCTTCAGCCAGCTTTTCCAAGACAC ACTCCAGTGATTTTGACAAGCACCGAAAGTCACACTATGATGAAGGCAAGTTCCTCAAGGCTCAGAGAAATCTTCCCTTCAGTAATAACAAGCACAGCAACGAGGCCAGTGCCAGTATGGGCGGTGGCAGTCGGGGCGTGATGCTggacccagagcccaggcctgtGGAGAAAGGCTGGACGGGAGGACTGGCCAGAGGAGTCAAAGATGAGATTGGCCTGGTGACCAGGAACCACATCCCAAAAATCAAGG ATTCCCCTACCTTCAGAAATCGGTCCCCACCTTCAGCCACCATTGTGTCGGACCAGGAGATTGATCTGCAACGCAAGGAGTATTATAGCAAAGGGAGGTACCTCAGGTGCTCTCCCCACCCAGAGCTTGAGGAGGACACAGAAGATGAGCCTGAGCAGCAGGACA CCTCCGCAAATTTTAACTGGGTGATTGAGAATCCCATAAGCACTGAAGTCCGTCTGCTGGACCACACAGGAAGCCCCGTTCAGGATCCCCGGACCCCCGAAGAGTCCCTGGCAGGGACAACATCGCAGCCTG gTGCTGCCCTGTTCTCCAAAGACAGAGCACAGTCGGGCTGGTGTCAGTGGCTGGTATCCAAGGGGCTCAACTGGCGAAGCCCAGAAAGCTCGGAGAAGAAACCTGGAAGCAGCCCACACTCCCCACACCAAAACCAATGTAGACGTGAGCCCAGGCAGGGGCGAGTGGCTTCCTGCGCTGGCCAGGGAGGGAGAGGTCCTGAGTGG ACGAAACCCTGCGGCTTCGATGGACACAAGAGGAGGGAAGCAGACAATGGAAAATGTAGCCAgccagggatggggtggggaccAGCCTCTCCCAGCCCTCACCACCCTCGAGGTGGACAATAA
- the LOC113907850 gene encoding uncharacterized protein LOC113907850 isoform X2: MEKQEAPGVAGGLSGESPGGATKGVPGGIGGVEADAGPPSGVVLFHGSGTSLHSGGAVTCCPGSSRPSGGAAVLGSGPNQHPGRVADRSAGSRTYPDGLNASFPGTSVCGTCRSRSGCSGVFNSERSPPRSGSTLLHSHKPCEDRPRSILKTSTSIFMQKSPSAEKKKSQRWDEMNILATYHPAGKDYGSMKVDEPSTPYHRRQDSDEDLLGASSGWTTPQALAERFATMDNFYPKVLQYSDNRSSGSSASFSKTHSSDFDKHRKSHYDEGKFLKAQRNLPFSNNKHSNEASASMGGGSRGVMLDPEPRPVEKGWTGGLARGVKDEIGLVTRNHIPKIKASANFNWVIENPISTEVRLLDHTGSPVQDPRTPEESLAGTTSQPGAALFSKDRAQSGWCQWLVSKGLNWRSPESSEKKPGSSPHSPHQNQCRREPRQGRVASCAGQGGRGPEWTKPCGFDGHKRREADNGKCSQPGMGWGPASPSPHHPRGGQ, encoded by the exons ATGGAAAAGCAGGAGGCTCCGGGGGTTGCTGGCGGCCTCAGTGGCGAATCCCCGGGAGGGGCAACCAAGGGTGTGCCAGGAGGAATCGGAGGAGTCGAGGCAGACGCCGGGCCGCCCTCCGGTGTTGTCCTGTTTCACGGTTCTGGGACCTCCCTGCACTCCGGGGGAGCCGTAACTTGCTGTCCTGGTTCGAGCCGGCCCTCCGGGGGGGCAGCAGTCCTCGGTTCCGGGCCCAACCAGCACCCTGGGAGGGTTGCGGACCGCAGCGCTGGGTCCCGCACATACCCTGACGGATTAAATGCCTCCTTCCCTGGAACCAGTGTATGCGGGACCTGCCGGTCCCGGTCCGGGTGTTCTGGGGTGTTCAACTCGGAACGCAGTCCACCGCGCTCCGGGTCAACTCTCTTGCACTCCCACAAACCTTGTGAGGACCGGCCCCGCAGCATCCTAAAAACCAGCACCTCCATCTTTATGCAGAAATCCCCCAGTGCGGAGAA GAAGAAGTCCCAGCGGTGGGATGAAATGAACATCCTGGCTACCTACCACCCCGCTGGCAAGGATTATGGATCTATGAAGGTGGATGAGCCCAGCACTCCCTACCACAG GCGGCAGGACAGTGATGAGGACCTGCTTGGGGCATCCTCTGGCTGGACAACTCCCCAGGCACTGGCGGAAAG GTTTGCAACAATGGACAATTTCTACCCCAAGGTCCTGCAGTACAGTGATAACAGAAGCTCAGGGTCTTCAGCCAGCTTTTCCAAGACAC ACTCCAGTGATTTTGACAAGCACCGAAAGTCACACTATGATGAAGGCAAGTTCCTCAAGGCTCAGAGAAATCTTCCCTTCAGTAATAACAAGCACAGCAACGAGGCCAGTGCCAGTATGGGCGGTGGCAGTCGGGGCGTGATGCTggacccagagcccaggcctgtGGAGAAAGGCTGGACGGGAGGACTGGCCAGAGGAGTCAAAGATGAGATTGGCCTGGTGACCAGGAACCACATCCCAAAAATCAAGG CCTCCGCAAATTTTAACTGGGTGATTGAGAATCCCATAAGCACTGAAGTCCGTCTGCTGGACCACACAGGAAGCCCCGTTCAGGATCCCCGGACCCCCGAAGAGTCCCTGGCAGGGACAACATCGCAGCCTG gTGCTGCCCTGTTCTCCAAAGACAGAGCACAGTCGGGCTGGTGTCAGTGGCTGGTATCCAAGGGGCTCAACTGGCGAAGCCCAGAAAGCTCGGAGAAGAAACCTGGAAGCAGCCCACACTCCCCACACCAAAACCAATGTAGACGTGAGCCCAGGCAGGGGCGAGTGGCTTCCTGCGCTGGCCAGGGAGGGAGAGGTCCTGAGTGG ACGAAACCCTGCGGCTTCGATGGACACAAGAGGAGGGAAGCAGACAATGGAAAATGTAGCCAgccagggatggggtggggaccAGCCTCTCCCAGCCCTCACCACCCTCGAGGTGGACAATAA
- the ACAP1 gene encoding arf-GAP with coiled-coil, ANK repeat and PH domain-containing protein 1: MTIKLDFEECLKDSPRFRASIELVEAEVSELETRLEKLLKLGNGLLESGRHYVAASRTFVAGICDLARLGPPEPMMVECLDKFTESLNHKLDSHAELLDATQHMLQQQIQTLVKEGLRGFREARRDFWRGAESLEAALIHNAEVPRRRAQEAEEAGAALKTARAGYQGRALDYALQINVIEDKRKFDIMEFVLRLVEAQATHFQQGHEELGRLAQYRRELGAQLHQLVLNSARERRDMEQRHVLLKQKELGGEEPQPSLKEGPGGLLMEGHLFKRASNAFKTWSRRWFTIQSNQLVYQKKYKDPVTVVVDDLRLCTVKLCPDSERRFCFEVVSPSKSCLLQADSERLLQLWVSAVQSSIATAFSQARLDDSPRGPGQGSGYPATSSSATLGCGGMARGKEPGGAGHVVAQLQGVHGNAQCCDCREPAPEWASINLGVTLCIQCSGIHRSLGVHFSKVRSLTLDSWEPELVKLMCELGNVVINQIYEARVEAMAVKKPGPSCSRQEKEAWIHAKYVEKKFLTKLPEVRGRRGGRGPPRGQPPLPPKPPVRPRPGSLRARPEPPSDDLGSLHPGALLFRAAGHPPSLPTMADALAHGADVNWVNGGQENATPLIQATAANSLLACEFLLQNGANVNQADNHGRGPLHHATILGHTGLACLFLKRGADLGARDSEGKDPLTIAMETANADIVTLLRLAKMREVEAAQGQAGDETYLDIFRDFSLMASDDPEKLSRRSHDLHTL; encoded by the exons ATGACCATCAAGCTGGATTTCGAGGAGTGTCTCAAGGACTCACCCCGCTTCCG AGCCTCCATCGAGCTGGTGGAAGCCGAGGTGTCGGAGCTGGAGACCCGGCTGGAAAAG CTCCTGAAGCTGGGGAACGGCCTCCTGGAAAGCGGGCGCCATTACGTTGCTGCTAGCCGCACCTTTGTTGCTGGCATTTGTGACCTGGCCCGCCTGGGTCCACCAGAGCCCATGATGGTG GAGTGTCTGGACAAATTCACCGAGAGCCTCAACCACAAGCTGGACAGCCACGCG gagcTTCTAGATGCCACCCAGCACATGCTGCAACAGCAAATCCAAACCCTGGTCAAGGA GGGTCTCCGGGGTTTCCGAGAAGCTCGCCGGGATTTCTGGAGGGGGGCCGAGAGCCTGGAGGCTGCTCTCATCCACAACGCAGAGGTCCCCAGGCGCCGGGCACAGGAGGCCGAAGAGGCTGGAGCTGCCTTGAAGACTGCGCGGGCGGGGTACCAGGGGCGAGCCCTGGATTATGCACTGCAG ATCAACGTGATTGAGGACAAGAGAAAGTTTGACATCATGGAGTTT GTGCTGCGTCTGGTGGAGGCCCAGGCTACCCATTTCCAGCAGGGCCACGAGGAGCTGGGCAGGCTAGCCCAGTATCGCAGGGAGCTGGGCGCCCAG TTGCACCAGCTGGTCCTGAATTCGGCGCGCGAGAGGAGGGACATGGAGCAGAGACACGTGCTGCTGaagcagaag GAGCTTGGTGGGGAAGAGCCACAGCCAAGCCTGAAGGAGGGGCCTGGTGGGCTGCTCATGGAAGGCCATCTCTTCAAGCGGGCCAGCAATGCATTTAAGACCTGGAGCAG ACGCTGGTTCACCATTCAGAGCAACCAACTGGTTTATCAGAAGAAGTACAAG GACCCCGTGACCGTGGTGGTGGATGACCTTCGCCTCTGCACAGTGAAGCTCTGCCCGGACTCAGAGAGGCGGTTTTGCTTTGAGGTCGTGTCCCCCAGCAA GTCCTGCCTCCTGCAGGCTGACTCCGAGCGCCTCCTCCAGCTGTGGGTCAGCGCCGTACAGAGCAGCATCGCCACGGCCTTCAGCCAGGCTCGCCTCGATGACAGCCCCCGGGGACCCGGCCAG GGCTCAGGATACCCGGCCACAAGCTCCTCGGCTACCCTGGGCTGTGGCGGCATGGCCCGGGGCAAGGAGCCCGGTGGAGCTGGGCATGTGGTAGCCCAGCTGCAGGGCGTGCACGGCAATGCACAGTGCTGTGACTGCCGGGAGCCAGCCCCGGAGTGGGCCAGCATCAACCTGGGCGTCACCCTCTGCATCCAATGCTCCGGCATCCACAG GAGCCTCGGGGTTCACTTTTCCAAAGTCCGGTCTCTGACCCTTGACTCGTGGGAGCCGGAACTGGTGAAG CTTATGTGCGAGCTGGGGAATGTCGTCATCAACCAGATCTATGAGGCCCGCGTGGAGGCCATGGCCGTGAAGAAGCCAGGGCCCAGCTGCTCCCG GCAGGAGAAGGAGGCCTGGATTCATGCCAAGTACGTGGAGAAGAAGTTCCTGACCAAGCTTCCTGAGGTTCGAGGGCGAAGAGGTGGCCGGGGGCCCCCCAGGGGTCAGCCTCCTCTGCCCCCCAAGCCTCCCGTCAGGCCCCGGCCAGGGAGCCTCAGAGCCAGGCCAG AGCCCCCCTCCGATGACCTGGGCAGCCTCCACCCCGGGGCCCTGCTGTTTCGAGCTGCCGGGcaccctccatccctccccaccaTGGCCGATGCCCTCGCCCACGGAGCCGATGTCAACTGGGTCAACGGCGGTCAGGAGAACGCCACTCCGCTGATCCAGGCCACAGCTGCT AATTCTCTTCTGGCCTGTGAGTTTCTCCTCCAGAACGGGGCGAACGTGAACCAAGCGGACAACCACGGCCGGGGGCCGCTCCACCATGCAACCATTCTGGGCCACACGGG GCTGGCCTGCCTGTTCCTGAAACGGGGGGCCGATCTGGGAGCTCGGGACTCTGAAGGCAAAGACCCTCTGACGATCGCCATGGAAACGGCCAACGCTGACATCGTCACCCT GCTACGCTTGGCAAAGATGAGAGAGGTCGAAGCGGCCCAGGGCCAGGCAG GAGACGAGACGTATCTGGACATCTTCCGCGACTTCTCGCTCATGGCGTCGGACGACCCGGAGAAGCTGAGCCGGCGCAGTCACGACCTCCACACGCTCTGA
- the KCTD11 gene encoding BTB/POZ domain-containing protein KCTD11 has translation MTQFCPRPGSSAFSSLSVSPVVPKISPPPVPSSPPSFGGPVTLNVGGTLYSTTLETLTRFPDSMLGAMFRAGTPISPNLNPQGGGHYFIDRDGKAFRHILNFLRLGRLDLPRGYGETALLRAEADFYQIQPLLDALRELEASRGAPVPTAALLHADVDASPRLVHFSARRGPHHYELSSVQVDTFRANIFCTDPECLGAMRARFGVASEDRAEGGPHFRLEWAPCPAGLPEVEYRRLGLQPLWTGGPGELREVVGTPGFLEEVLRVALEHGFRLDSVFPDPEDLLNSRSLRFVRH, from the coding sequence ATGACCCAATTCTGCCCACGCCCAGGGAgttctgccttttcttctctttcgGTGTCTCCTGTAGTCCCCAAAATTTCGCCTCCTCCTGTGCCCTCTTCGCCCCCCTCTTTTGGGGGCCCTGTGACCCTGAATGTGGGGGGCACACTATATTCCACCACTTTGGAGACCCTGACTCGCTTCCCAGATTCCATGCTGGGGGCCATGTTTAGGGCCGGCACCCCCATATCCCCCAACCTCAACCCCCAGGGAGGCGGCCACTACTTCATTGACAGAGATGGCAAGGCCTTCCGGCACATCCTCAATTTCCTGCGGCTGGGCCGCCTGGACCTGCCCCGCGGGTATGGGGAGACAGCACTTCTCAGAGCAGAGGCCGACTTTTACCAGATCCAGCCCCTCCTGGATGCCCTGCGGGAACTGGAGGCCTCTCGGGGGGCCCCTGTACCCACAGCTGCCCTGCTCCACGCAGATGTAGATGCCAGCCCCCGCCTGGTGCATTTCTCTGCTCGCCGGGGCCCACACCACTATGAGCTGAGCTCTGTGCAAGTGGATACCTTCCGAGCCAACATCTTCTGCACCGACCCCGAGTGCCTGGGTGCCATGCGGGCCCGATTTGGGGTGGCCAGTgaggacagggcagagggaggcccACACTTTCGTCTGGAGTGGGCTCCCTGTCCCGCAGGACTCCCGGAGGTGGAGTACAGGAGACTGGGGCTGCAGCCTCTGTGGACTGGGGGGCCTGGAGAGCTACGGGAGGTGGTGGGCAcgccaggcttcctggaggaggtgctgcGGGTGGCTCTGGAGCACGGCTTCCGTCTAGACTCTGTCTTCCCTGACCCCGAAGACCTGCTCAATTCACGATCTCTGCGCTTCGTGCGTCACTGA